The following proteins come from a genomic window of Gossypium raimondii isolate GPD5lz chromosome 5, ASM2569854v1, whole genome shotgun sequence:
- the LOC105770280 gene encoding inorganic pyrophosphatase 2 — protein sequence MAASDIVVIFDFDKTIIDCDSDNWVVDELGATELFNQLLPTMPWNSLMDRMMKEQHSQGTTVEDIAAVLKRTPIHLQIIEAIKSAHALGCDLKIVSDANTFFIDTILEHHGLQECFSEINTNPGFVDEQGRLRIFPHHDFTKSSHGCDHPSCPPNMCKGIVIEKIQASLSMEDQKKTIIYLGDGLGDFCPSLKLGDGDYVMPRKDFPVWDLICKNRSLIKAQIYEWSDGEEFKSVLLRLISRIISIDGINTNANIGQLYSVDCKLNTMALPATTGHEAFPQALPVLH from the exons ATGGCAGCATCAGACATAGTTGTGATTTTCGATTTCGATAAAACGATTATCGATTGTGACAGTGACAATTGGGTGGTTGATGAGTTGGGCGCCACCGAGTTGTTCAATCAGCTTCTTCCCACCATGCCCTGGAATTCTCTTATG GATCGAATGATGAAAGAACAACATTCGCAAGGAACAACGGTTGAGGATATTGCAGCTGTTCTAAAAAGAACTCCAATACATCTCCAAATCATCGAAGCCATTAAATCCGCTCATGCCTTAGG ATGTGATTTGAAGATTGTAAGCGACGCAAACACCTTCTTCATCGACACAATTTTGGAGCATCATGGCCTCCAGGAATGCTTTTCTGAGATCAATACAAACCCTGGGTTTGTCGATGAACAAGGCAGGCTAAGGATCTTTCCTCACCATGATTTCACCAAATCATCTCACGGATGTGATCATCCCAGCTGCCCTCCCAATATGTgcaag GGTATTGTGATTGAAAAGATCCAAGCATCTCTATCCATGGAGGaccaaaagaaaacaataatctACCTTGGTGATGGGCTTGGTGACTTCTGCCCAAGTTTGAAGCTTGGTGATGGAGACTATGTGATGCCGCGGAAAGATTTCCCAGTTTGGGACTTGATTTGCAAAAACAGGAGTCTAATTAAGGCACAAATATACGAATGGAGCGATGGGGAGGAGTTTAAAAGTGTATTGCTCCGCCTTATTAGCCGGATTATTTCCATTGACGGAATCAACACTAATGCCAATATTGGTCAGCTCTATTCAGTTGATTGCAAACTAAATACGATGGCGTTGCCAGCCACCACCGGCCATGAAGCCTTCCCCCAGGCCCTTCCCGTTCTTCATTAG
- the LOC105770279 gene encoding inorganic pyrophosphatase 2 translates to MAAAGIVVIFDFDKTIIDCDSDNWVVDELGATELFNQLLPTMPWNSLMDRMMKELHSQGIRIEDIATVLKRSPIHPRIIEAIKSAHALGCDLKIVSDANTFFIETILEHHGLKECFSEINTNPGFVDEQGRLRIFPHHDFTKSSHGCQHSSCPPNMCKGIVIERIQASLSMEDQKKTIIYLGDGLGDFCPTLKLGDGDYVMPRKGFPVWDLICNKRKLVNAEICEWSDGEEFENVLFHLISRIISIDRKNTSAKMGQLYSVDCKLETMPLPVATGHEAFPQALSVLH, encoded by the exons ATGGCAGCTGCAGGCATAGTTGTGATCTTCGATTTTGATAAAACGATCATCGATTGTGATAGCGATAACTGGGTGGTTGATGAGTTGGGCGCCACTGAATTGTTCAATCAACTTCTTCCCACCATGCCCTGGAATTCTCTGATG GATCGAATGATGAAAGAACTTCATTCCCAAGGTATAAGAATTGAGGATATTGCGACTGTTCTGAAAAGATCACCAATACATCCCCGAATCATCGAAGCTATTAAATCGGCTCATGCTTTAGG ATGTGATTTGAAGATTGTGAGCGACGCAAACACTTTCTTCATTGAGACAATCTTGGAGCATCACGGCCTGAAGGAATGCTTTTCGGAGATCAATACGAACCCTGGGTTTGTCGATGAACAAGGCAGGCTGAGGATCTTCCCTCACCATGATTTCACCAAATCTTCTCATGGATGTCAACATTCCAGCTGCCCTCCCAATATGTGCAAg GGTATCGTGATTGAAAGGATCCAAGCATCTCTGTCCATGGAGgatcaaaagaaaacaataatctACCTTGGGGATGGGCTTGGTGATTTCTGCCCAACTTTGAAGCTTGGTGATGGAGACTATGTGATGCCAAGGAAGGGTTTTCCAGTTTGGGACTTGATTTGCAATAAGAGGAAGCTAGTTAATGCAGAAATATGCGAATGGAGCGACGGGGAGGAGTTCGAAAATGTATTATTCCACCTTATTAGCCGGATTATTTCCATTGACAGAAAGAACACTAGTGCCAAAATGGGTCAGCTCTATTCAGTTGATTGCAAACTAGAAACGATGCCGTTGCCTGTCGCCACCGGCCATGAAGCCTTCCCCCAGGCCCTTTCCGTTCTTCATTAG
- the LOC105770281 gene encoding inorganic pyrophosphatase 1 → MAGIVVVFDFDKTIIDRDSDNWVVDGLGFTDLFNQLLPTMPWNTLMDTMMKEMHAQGTTIDDIVEVLKRSPIHPRIVPAIKSAHALGCELRIVSDANMFFIETILEHLGVKECFSELNSNPSFVDEEGRLRIFPYHDFTKTSHGCNLCPPNMCKGVIIERIQACLEGKKKIIYLGDGSGDYCPSLRLGEGDYVMPRKNFPVWELICRNPMLIKADIHEWSAGEDLERVLLHIINMVSVEHNSAQLFSVDCKLQTISTSNHALPHALPVPQ, encoded by the exons ATGGCTGGAATTGTTGTGGTTTTCGATTTCGATAAAACCATTATCGACCGTGACAGTGATAACTGGGTTGTCGATGGATTGGGCTTTACCGATTTGTTCAACCAGCTCCTTCCCACCATGCCCTGGAATACTCTCATG GACACGATGATGAAGGAGATGCATGCACAAGGAACAACCATCGATGACATTGTTGAGGTTCTGAAACGATCTCCAATCCACCCTAGGATCGTCCCAGCTATTAAATCAGCTCATGCTTTAGG gtgTGAACTGAGGATTGTAAGTGATGCAAACATGTTCTTCATTGAGACCATTCTTGAACATCTTGGAGTGAAGGAATGTTTCTCAGAGCTCAACTCAAATCCCAGCTTTGTTGATGAAGAAGGGAGGCTGAGGATCTTCCCTTATCATGATTTCACCAAGACTTCCCATGGCTGCAATCTTTGCCCCCCAAATATGTGCAAg GGGGTGATCATTGAAAGGATTCAAGCATGTTTAGAGGGGAAGAAGAAAATCATTTACCTCGGAGATGGCAGTGGGGATTATTGCCCAAGCCTAAGGCTTGGAGAGGGTGACTATGTGATGCCAAGGAAGAATTTTCCAGTATGGGAATTAATATGCAGGAACCCTATGCTCATCAAGGCTGACATTCATGAATGGAGTGCTGGCGAAGACCTGGAGCGGGTTCTTCTGCATATCATCAACATGGTATCTGTTGAACATAACTCTGCTCAATTGTTCTCTGTTGACTGTAAACTGCAGACCATTTCAACATCCAACCATGCCCTGCCTCATGCCCTGCCTGTTCCACAGTAG
- the LOC105766789 gene encoding inorganic pyrophosphatase 2-like: MEFGCFNSRSTYRIKIQWNSNKLHGGNMSGSQILDPNTTSVACNMNIKVNDMVYMMDIVKESQDQMMKELHSKGTRIEDIAAVLKRSPIHPRIVEAIKSAHALGCDLKNVSDANTFFIETILEHHGLKECFLEINTNPGFVDQQGRLRIFPHHDFTKSSHGCQHPSCLPNMIQASLSMEDPKKTKIYLGDGLGDFCPSLKLGDGDYVMPRKDVPVWDLICKNRSLIKAQICEWSNGEEFKTVLLHLISRIISVEGNNTSANIDQLYSVDCKLETMSLPAATGPETFPQSLHVLH; encoded by the exons ATGGAGTTTGGTTGCTTCAATAGCAGATCTACCTATCGGATAAAGATACAGTGGAACAGTAATAAGTTGCATGGGGGTAACATGAGCGGTTCCCAAATCTTAGATCCCAACACAACTAGTGTAGCCTGCAATATGAACATAAAGGTTAATGATATGGTGTATATGATGGACATAGTAAAGGAGTCTCAA GATCAAATGATGAAAGAACTTCATTCTAAAGGTACAAGAATTGAGGATATTGCGGCTGTTCTGAAAAGATCACCAATACATCCTCGAATCGTCGAAGCCATTAAATCGGCTCATGCTCTAGG ATGTGATTTGAAGAATGTGAGCGACGCAAACACTTTCTTCATCGAGACAATCTTGGAACATCACGGCCTAAAGGAATGCTTTTTGGAGATCAATACGAACCCTGGATTTGTCGATCAACAAGGCAGGCTCAGGATCTTCCCTCATCATGATTTCACCAAATCTTCTCATGGATGTCAGCATCCCAGCTGCCTTCCAAATAT GATCCAAGCATCTCTATCTATGGAGGAcccaaagaaaacaaaaatctaccTTGGCGATGGGCTTGGTGATTTTTGCCCAAGTTTGAAGCTTGGTGATGGAGACTATGTGATGCCGCGGAAAGATGTCCCAGTTTGGGACTTGATTTGCAAAAACCGGAGTCTAATTAAGGCACAAATATGTGAATGGAGCAATGGGGAGGAGTTTAAAACTGTATTACTCCACCTTATTAGCCGAATTATTTCGGTAGAGGGAAACAACACTAGTGCCAATATTGATCAGCTCTATTCAGTTGATTGCAAACTAGAAACGATGTCGTTGCCTGCCGCCACTGGCCCTGAAACCTTCCCTCAATCCCTTCATGTTCTTCATTAG